Proteins from a genomic interval of Deltaproteobacteria bacterium:
- a CDS encoding helix-turn-helix transcriptional regulator, which yields MEEKTLFNTREIARFLDINEKMVYSLIAEKGLPATKATGKWLFPRHLVEQWLENQTINYPKTADTLPPYHGLLIISGSNDILLDKALSLFNRLYPDHVAVFGNLGSMGGIRALRRNLCHIAASHLLQENEQEYNFGFAREELGQVPGIINFCKREQGLLVAKGNPKKIKEIPDLGRPGIRIVNRPAGTGTRLLLDTGLRKAGLDGSHIEGYDREVSRHFDVGLEMLSGRADAGPGIRAVAGLLNLDFIPLRWERFDFLIQKDRFFERGIQLFLGFLSEPAFRELTNGLPGYDLSLSGKMVFPRDATQEKGA from the coding sequence ATGGAAGAAAAGACCCTGTTCAATACCCGGGAGATCGCACGATTCCTCGACATCAACGAAAAAATGGTCTACAGCCTGATCGCGGAGAAGGGGCTTCCTGCCACCAAGGCCACCGGCAAATGGCTCTTTCCGCGCCATCTGGTGGAGCAGTGGCTGGAGAATCAGACCATCAACTACCCCAAGACGGCAGATACCCTCCCCCCCTATCACGGCCTCCTTATTATCAGTGGCAGCAATGATATCCTGTTGGACAAGGCCCTTTCCCTGTTCAACCGGCTCTATCCCGATCATGTGGCCGTATTCGGCAATCTGGGGAGCATGGGCGGTATCCGGGCACTCAGGCGCAACCTCTGTCATATCGCCGCGAGCCACCTTCTTCAGGAAAATGAGCAGGAGTATAATTTCGGTTTTGCCAGGGAGGAACTGGGTCAGGTCCCCGGAATCATCAATTTCTGCAAGCGGGAGCAGGGGCTCCTTGTGGCCAAGGGGAATCCCAAGAAGATCAAGGAGATCCCTGACCTGGGCCGGCCGGGGATCCGGATCGTCAACCGGCCGGCGGGCACCGGAACCCGCCTTCTCTTGGATACGGGACTCAGAAAGGCGGGCCTCGACGGCTCGCACATCGAGGGGTATGACCGGGAGGTCAGCCGCCATTTTGACGTGGGTCTGGAGATGTTATCGGGCCGCGCCGACGCCGGACCCGGGATCCGTGCCGTGGCCGGGCTCCTGAACCTCGATTTCATTCCCCTTCGATGGGAGCGATTCGATTTTCTGATCCAGAAGGACCGATTTTTTGAACGAGGGATACAGCTTTTCCTCGGTTTTTTAAGCGAGCCTGCCTTCCGGGAACTGACAAACGGTCTCCCGGGATATGACTTGAGTTTGTCCGGGAAAATGGTTTTTCCCCGTGACGCCACCCAGGAAAAGGGCGCGTAA
- a CDS encoding B12-binding domain-containing radical SAM protein gives MNVLLIYPRFPDTFWSFKYALKFVHRKAANPPLGLLTIAAMLPDDFQKRLVDVNVDDLKDEDLSWADMAFIGGMAVQRDSARQIIGRCKAAGLKIVAGGPLFTSEYDQFEDVDHFVLNEAELTLPLFLADLAKGCAEHVYETTEFCDIRRTPAPMWELIDLKNYASMNIQFSRGCPFNCEFCNVTALFGHRVRFKTAEQMIAELDSLYRKKWRGPVFFVDDNFIGNKAYLKSHLLPALTRWQKGKKQIPFNTEASVNLADDEPLMEMMVKAGFDAVFIGIETPSEEGLTECNKRQNRNRDLIESVKLIQRAGLQVQGGFIVGFDSDTPSIFQRQIDFIQKSGIVTAMVGILNAPPGTGLFERMRKEGRLTGLISGDNVDGTTNILPKMGMDALREGYNSMLRHIYSPEHYYKRVVTFLREYKRPKVRTPLSFQRLMAVPRASIRLGIFGKERFQYWKILFWTLFRRPKMLPMTITLAIYGYHFRKICSLKITQ, from the coding sequence ATGAATGTTCTTCTCATCTACCCGAGGTTTCCGGATACGTTCTGGTCCTTTAAGTATGCGCTGAAATTCGTCCACAGAAAGGCGGCAAACCCGCCCCTTGGCCTGCTCACAATTGCGGCCATGCTGCCGGATGATTTTCAAAAGCGTCTTGTGGATGTAAACGTGGACGACCTTAAGGATGAAGACCTTTCCTGGGCCGATATGGCGTTTATCGGCGGCATGGCTGTTCAACGGGATTCGGCACGGCAAATTATTGGGCGCTGCAAGGCCGCGGGGCTCAAGATCGTTGCCGGTGGCCCGCTCTTTACCAGCGAGTACGATCAGTTTGAAGATGTGGACCATTTTGTGCTGAATGAAGCCGAATTGACCCTCCCTTTGTTTCTCGCGGATCTGGCTAAGGGATGCGCCGAACATGTGTATGAGACGACCGAATTCTGCGACATTCGAAGGACCCCTGCACCCATGTGGGAGTTGATCGATTTGAAGAACTATGCCTCTATGAACATTCAGTTCTCCCGGGGCTGTCCGTTCAATTGTGAGTTTTGCAATGTGACGGCGCTGTTCGGGCATCGGGTCCGCTTCAAAACCGCAGAGCAGATGATCGCCGAATTGGATAGCCTTTACCGTAAGAAGTGGCGCGGGCCGGTATTTTTTGTGGATGATAACTTTATCGGGAACAAGGCCTATCTCAAATCCCATCTTCTGCCCGCGTTGACCCGATGGCAGAAAGGGAAAAAGCAAATCCCTTTTAACACAGAGGCCTCGGTCAATCTGGCCGATGACGAGCCGCTGATGGAGATGATGGTCAAGGCAGGGTTCGATGCGGTCTTCATCGGTATTGAAACGCCCAGCGAAGAAGGTCTGACCGAATGCAATAAACGACAAAACCGGAACCGGGACCTGATTGAGAGTGTAAAGCTCATCCAGCGGGCCGGGCTGCAGGTCCAGGGAGGCTTCATTGTCGGCTTCGACAGTGATACGCCCTCCATCTTTCAGCGGCAGATTGACTTTATCCAGAAAAGCGGGATCGTGACCGCAATGGTGGGGATACTCAACGCCCCTCCCGGCACGGGGCTCTTCGAACGTATGCGAAAAGAGGGCCGTCTGACCGGCCTCATCTCCGGAGATAATGTGGACGGCACCACCAATATCCTTCCTAAAATGGGAATGGACGCGCTGCGTGAAGGGTACAACAGTATGCTGCGACATATTTACTCGCCTGAGCATTACTATAAAAGGGTGGTAACCTTTCTCCGGGAATATAAGAGACCAAAGGTCAGAACCCCACTAAGTTTTCAGCGTCTGATGGCAGTCCCCCGTGCAAGCATCCGCCTGGGCATTTTCGGCAAAGAGCGATTCCAATATTGGAAGATTCTGTTCTGGACCCTTTTTCGGCGACCCAAGATGCTTCCGATGACCATTACGCTGGCGATCTATGGCTATCATTTCCGCAAAATCTGCAGCCTGAAGATTACTCAGTGA